From a single Brassica napus cultivar Da-Ae chromosome C9, Da-Ae, whole genome shotgun sequence genomic region:
- the LOC106447946 gene encoding pathogenesis-related protein 1-like, producing MFSFVVVLTLLCAFLTHAYGLPSVKPIDDVQPEKTVQAHNEIRAAVKVAPLVWNETLAVYAQNYANKLSKTGKCAHTDMKHSDGPYGENIAIGWVQPKDQMSGPIAAMFWLTEKPNYDYATNKCKGICGHYTQVVANQSTSVGCGSYRCHNNELIWIICNYFSKPMGDANTRPY from the coding sequence atgttTTCCTTCGTTGTAGTCCTTACATTACTTTGTGCCTTTTTAACCCACGCCTATGGTCTGCCAAGTGTGAAGCCAATCGATGATGTTCAACCGGAGAAAACTGTACAGGCTCACAACGAGATTCGAGCAGCGGTCAAGGTGGCTCCATTGGTATGGAACGAAACCCTTGCGGTCTATGCACAGAACTATGCCAACAAGCTTTCCAAAACCGGAAAGTGTGCGCATACTGACATGAAACATTCTGATGGGCCTTACGGAGAAAATATCGCAATTGGTTGGGTCCAACCCAAGGATCAAATGAGCGGTCCGATCGCGGCTATGTTTTGGTTGACAGAGAAGCCTAATTATGATTATGCCACCAACAAATGCAAAGGTATTTGCGGGCACTACACTCAGGTCGTGGCCAATCAATCAACCAGTGTCGGTTGTGGCTCGTACAGGTGTCATAATAATGAGTTGATTTGgattatatgtaattatttttcGAAACCTATGGGTGATGCGAATACTCGTCCTTATTGA
- the LOC106445385 gene encoding uncharacterized protein LOC106445385 codes for MSTLESILFSLSRAFCTPFAVFLQIQGCVICLLLALGWLMAAYVRNREIRRIKNSMKAGNSLAFLSQDINELEHSRQVQLPRVSVVMPLKGFGEHNFHNWRSQITSLYGGPLEFLFVLESTQDPAYHAVSRLLSTYQDHVEAKVVVAGLSTTCSQKIHNQLIGVEKMHKDTKYVLFLDDDVRLHPGTIGALTSEMEKNPEIFIQTGYPLDLPSGTLGSYCIYEYHMPCSMGFATGGRTFFLWGGCMMMHADDFRQDRYGVVSGLRDGGYSDDMTLASLAGAHKRLITSPPVAVFPHPLASDLSFGRYWNYLRKQTFVLESYISKANWIMNKLLFAVHCYLSWGFVAPYIMAVIHITSALRIYIKGYHQLEDTTFASGGMSLVILLAICTFIELLSMWNLTRREVTLCNLLSPEAPRLSLAPYNWGLIFIAMLVDNFLYPISAFRSHFSQSINWSGIRYHLRNGKVFKIERRNDMVPAKTDLGGKHLYGKKGAPQKASFLSSLGRNLAHWRQPKKFDV; via the exons ATGTCAACATTGGAGTcgattctcttctctctcagcAGAGCCTTCTGCACCCCTTTCGCTGTCTTCCTTCAGATCCAG GGGTGTGTGATATGCTTACTCCTTGCTCTAGGCTGGTTAATGGCTGCATATGTCag GAACCGAGAGATTAGGAGAATTAAGAACAGCATGAAAGCTGGAAACAGTTTAGCCTTCCTCAGTCAAGATATCAATGAACTTGAGCACTCTAGGCAGGTTCAACTTCCCAGAGTTTCCGTTGTCATGCCTCTCAAAGGTTTTGGAGAACACAATTTTCACAACTGGAGAAGTCAG ATTACCTCTCTCTATGGTGGACCGTTGGAATTCCTGTTTGTTTTAGAAAGTACTCAAGACCCTGCATACCATGCTGTTTCCCGTCTATTATCTACGTATCAG GATCATGTTGAAGCTAAGGTTGTTGTTGCTGGTTTATCAACCACTTGCAGCCAGAAAATTCATAATCAGTTG ATTGGAGTTGAGAAAATGCACAAAGATACCAAATATGTGTTGTTTTTGGACGATGATGTTAGACTGCATCCTGGAACAATTGGAGCTCTTACGTCTGAGATGGAGAAAAATCCAGAG ATATTTATTCAAACTGGCTATCCTCTAGACTTGCCGTCTGGAACTCTTGGCAGTTATTGCATCTATGAGTACCACATG CCTTGCTCAATGGGATTTGCAACTGGCGGGAGGACATTCTTTTTGTGGGGAGGGTGCATGATG ATGCATGCTGATGATTTCAGACAAGATCGGTATGGTGTTGTCTCTGGCTTACGTGACGGTGGTTATTCAGATGATATGACACTTGCCTCTCTAGCAG GTGCTCACAAGAGGCTCATTACATCTCCTCCTGTCGCTGTTTTCCCTCATCCTCTTGCAAGCGATCTAAGTTTTGGACG GTACTGGAACTACTTGAGAAAGCAAACCTTTGTGCTAGAATCTTACATATCCAAAGCTAACTGGATAATGAACAAGCTTTTGTTTGCCGTCCACTGTTATCTATCATGGGGTTTTGTTGCACCATATATTATGGCTGTCATCCACATAACATCAGCATTAAGAATCTACATCAAGGGTTATCATCAACTTGAAGACACGACCTTTGCTTCTGGTG GTATGTCACTTGTTATACTGTTGGCAATCTGCACGTTCATCGAACTTCTATCAATGTGGAATTTGACAAGGCGGGAAGTGACGCTATGCAATCTGTTATCCCCGGAGGCTCCCCGTCTCTCTCTTGCACCTTACAACTGGGGACTT ATATTCATAGCAATGCTGGTGGACAACTTCCTATACCCGATCTCAGCCTTCCGTTCACACTTTTCTCAGTCGATAAACTGGTCTGGAATTAGATACCACCTGAGAAATGGAAAGGTTTTCAAG ATAGAGAGAAGGAATGATATGGTACCAGCGAAGACTGACTTAGGAGGGAAACACTTGTATGGTAAGAAGGGAGCTCCACAGAAAGCTTCCTTCTTAAGCTCATTAGGAAGAAACTTGGCTCACTGGCGACAACCAAAGAAGTTTGACGTTTAA
- the LOC106445383 gene encoding hexokinase-1, whose protein sequence is MGKVAVGATVVCAAAVFAATVYVVRRRMKSCGKWGRVIEILKVFEEDCATPIGKLRQVADAMTVEMHAGLASEGGSKLKMLISYVDNLPSGDEQGFFYALDLGGTNFRVMRVLLGGKQDRVVKQEFEEVSIPPPLMTGASDELFNFIAEALARFVATEGEDFHLPAGRQRELGFTFSFPVKQTSLCSGTLISWTKGFSIEDALGQDVVGELIKAMERVGLDMNVTALVNDTVGTLAGGRYYNSDVVAAVILGTGTNAAYVERANAIPKWQGLLPKSGEMVINMEWGNFRSSHLPLTEYDHLLDFDSLNPGEQILEKIISGMYLGEILRRVLLKMAEEAAFFGDSIPPKLKVPFIIRTPTMSAMHSDTSPDLKVVGSKLKDILEVPTTLKMRKVVISLCNIIATRGARLSAAGIYGILKKLGRDAPKDGETTQKSVIAMDGGLFEHYTQFSECMESSLKELLGDEASESVEVIHSNDGSGVGAALLAASHSQYLEDSETS, encoded by the exons atgggtaAAGTGGCTGTTGGTGCGACGGTCGTGTGCGCTGCGGCGGTTTTCGCGGCGACGGTGTATGTGGTGAGGCGGCGGATGAAAAGCTGCGGGAAATGGGGGCGCGTGATAGAGATCCTGAAGGTGTTCGAGGAGGATTGCGCGACGCCGATAGGGAAGCTGAGACAAGTGGCGGATGCGATGACGGTTGAGATGCACGCGGGTCTCGCATCGGAAGGTGGAAGCAAGCTTAAGATGCTCATCAGCTACGTCGACAATCTCCCTTCTGG GGATGAACAAGGTTTCTTTTACGCGCTGGACCTAGGAGGAACAAACTTCCGTGTCATGCGTGTGCTTCTCGGTGGCAAACAAGACCGTGTTGTCAAACAAGAATTCGAAGAAGTCTCTATCCCTCCTCCTTTGATGACCGGTGCTTCAGAT GAATTGTTCAATTTTATCGCTGAAGCGCTTGCAAGGTTTGTAGCTACGGAAGGAGAGGACTTTCATCTCCCAGCGGGTAGACAAAGGGAGTTAGGTTTCACTTTCTCGTTTCCTGTTAAGCAGACGTCTTTGTGCTCTGGCACTCTCATCAGCTGGACTAAAGGCTTCTCCATCGAAGATGCA CTTGGACAAGATGTTGTGGGAGAGCTTATTAAAGCTATGGAAAGAGTTGGGCTCGACATGAATGTCACAGCGCTT GTTAATGATACGGTTGGAACACTTGCTGGTGGTAGATACTATAACTCTGATGTTGTAGCCGCTGTTATTCTAGGCACTGGCACTAATGCAGCTTATGTCGAACGCGCAAATGCCATTCCAAAATGGCAGGGCTTACTTCCCAAATCTGGAGAAatg GTGATCAACATGGAGTGGGGAAACTTCAGGTCATCACATCTTCCCTTGACCGAGTACGACCACTTGCTGGATTTCGATAGTTTGAATCCTGGTGAACAG ATTCTTGAGAAAATCATTTCCGGTATGTATTTGGGAGAGATCTTGCGTAGAGTTCTTCTGAAGATGGCTGAAGAGGCTGCTTTCTTTGGCGACTCCATCCCACCTAAGCTGAAAGTACCATTCATCATAAGGACTCCGACCATGTCTGCTATGCACAGCGACACTTCTCCGGACTTGAAGGTTGTTGGAAGCAAGTTAAAGGACATACTGGAG GTCCCTACTACTCTGAAGATGAGAAAAGTTGTGATCAGTCTCTGTAACATAATCGCCACCCGAGGAGCTCGTCTCTCTGCAGCTGGGATCTACGGAATCCTCAAGAAACTAGGAAGAGACGCACCGAAAGATGGAGAAACAACGCAGAAATCTGTGATTGCCATGGACGGTGGACTGTTCGAGCACTACACTCAGTTCAGCGAGTGTATGGAGAGCTCATTGAAAGAGTTGCTTGGAGATGAAGCATCAGAGAGCGTCGAGGTGATTCATTCGAATGACGGGTCCGGCGTTGGCGCTGCATTGCTCGCTGCCTCGCACTCTCAGTACCTCGAGGACTCTGAAACaagttaa
- the LOC106445386 gene encoding golgin candidate 1-like: MASWLKAAEDLFEVVDRRAKSVVEDLSEEQSDLQASASDKKGSQSKRLSSRRKARQKLVKEGSSNKSDLSGDQSGPGVSQSEVPPSKSSVSAEDASSSGPALQRREIQPTEADVQSVQSLPQSAADTKSEDAAVVPSESAAEATPGSKNPDGDVPTDSLVQPLPSLPDKEIEVVASENLVVDATKKDTQGEVEDSSKRDLDRLESAVHVSPVGEGDVIQATGDEAKEKVGTSINLDKKQEQKVADASTNLEIDQDRRAGTTSMKIQDQLEEAQGLLKATVSTGQSKEARLARVCAGLSSRLQEIKAENAQLEELLTAEQELTKSYEASIRQLQKDLSASKTELTKVESSMVEALAAKNTEIEALVSAMDALKNQAALNEGKVSSLQADMESIMRNRELAETRMMQALREELATTERRAEEERSAHNATKMAAMERERELEHRAVDASTALVRIQRIADERTAKVAELEQKVALLEVECTSLNQELQDMEVRARRGQKKSPDEPNQVIQIQAWQDEVDRARHGQRDAEEKLSSMEAEMQKVRVEMAAMKRDAEHYSRQEHTELEKRYRELTDLLYYKQTQLETMASEKAAAEFQLEKEVKRLQEAQVEVEKSRVPRRPSTTWEEDSEIKTLEPLPLYHQHMATARTQLQNAVKLLDSGAVRATRFLWRYPIARILLLFYLIFVHLFLMYLIHRLQAQAEAEEVGDSMGLTNNVFRP, translated from the exons ATGGCGTCTTGGCTCAAAGCTGCCGAAG ATTTATTCGAGGTTGTGGATCGAAGGGCAAAGTCCGTGGTTGAAGATCTTTCCGAGGAACAGTCCGATTTGCAGGCGTCAG CTTCTGATAAGAAAGGGTCTCAATCGAAGAGATTAAGTTCAAGGAGAAAG GCTCGGCAGAAACTTGTAAAAGAAGGATCTTCTAATAAGAGTGATCTTTCTGGTGATCAGTCTGGACCAGGTGTGTCACAGTCAGAGGTGCCTCCATCTAAAAGTTCTGTTTCCGCTGAAGATGCCTCTTCATCAGGGCCCGCCCTGCAGAGAAGAGAGATTCAACCGACTGAGGCAGATGTTCAGAGTGTTCAGTCACTTCCACAATCAGCAGCAGACACAAAAAGTGAAGATGCTGCTGTGGTACCGTCAGAATCTGCTGCTGAGGCAACTCCAGGTAGCAAGAATCCTGATGGAGATGTTCCAACTGACTCTTTGGTGCAACCGTTACCATCTTTACCTGACAAAGAAATTGAAGTCGTTGCCAGTGAGAACCTGGTTGTTGATGCTACCAAGAAAGATACACAAGGAGAGGTAGAAGATTCTTCAAAAAGAGACCTCGATAGACTGGAATCTGCAGTACACGTTTCTCCTGTAGGCGAAGGGGATGTGATTCAAGCCACAGGTGATGAGGCGAAAGAGAAAGTTGGCACCTCAATCAATTTGGATAAAAAACAGGAACAGAAAGTTGCTGACGCCTCAACCAATCTGGAGATAGACCAAGATCGTAGAGCTGGTACAACTTCcatgaagattcaagatcaactTGAAGAG GCTCAGGGGTTGTTAAAAGCTACAGTTTCCACTGGGCAGTCGAAAGAAGCCAGGTTAGCAAGG GTTTGTGCTGGACTTTCATCCCGTCTACAAGAAATAAAGGCAGAAAATGCACAGTTGGAAGAGCTTCTCACTGCAGAG CAAGAGCTTACCAAATCATATGAAGCTAGCATTAGACAGTTGCAAAAAGATTTATCAGCTTCCAAGACCGAACTGACGAAAGTAGAATCAAGCATGGTTGAGGCACTAGCAGCTAAGAACACAGAGATAGAAGCACTTGTCAGCGCAATGGATGCCCTGAAAAACCAGGCTGCTCTGAACGAAGGAAAAGTGTCGTCTCTTCAG GCTGACATGGAGTCTATTATGAGAAACAGAGAATTGGCTGAGACTAGGATGATGCAG GCACTGCGGGAGGAGCTTGCAACTACTGAAAGGAGAGCCGAAGAGGAGCGTTCTGCACATAATGCCACAAAAATG GCTGCCATGGAAAGGGAGAGGGAGCTAGAGCACAGGGCTGTGGATGCTTCCACAGCACTTGTTAGAATTCAG AGAATTGCTGATGAAAGGACAGCGAAGGTGGCAGAACTTGAACAGAAGGTGGCCTTGCTTGAG GTCGAATGCACATCTCTGAATCAAGAGCTGCAAGATATGGAAGTTCGTGCTCGCAGAGGACAAAAGAAATCTCCGGACGAACcaaatcaagtgatccag ATTCAAGCATGGCAAGACGAAGTGGACCGTGCTCGGCACGGTCAAAGAGATGCCGAGGAGAAACTTTCTTCGATGGAG GCTGAAATGCAAAAGGTGAGGGTTGAAATGGCAGCCATGAAGAGGGATGCAGAACATTACTCACGCCAG GAGCATACAGAGCTGGAAAAACGCTACCGTGAACTAACAGATTTACTG TACTATAAGCAAACGCAACTAGAGACTATGGCGAGTGAGAAGGCTGCAGCAGAGTTTCAGTTGGAGAAAGAGGTTAAACGTCTACAGGAAGCACAG GTAGAGGTAGAAAAAAGCAGAGTTCCTCGACGTCCATCAACAACTTGGGAAGAAGATTCTGAGATCAAGACACTTGA GCCTCTTCCATTGTATCACCAACACATGGCTACAGCGAGGACACAG TTGCAAAACGCAGTGAAACTGTTAGACTCAGGAGCTGTAAGGGCCACGAGGTTCCTTTGGCGGTACCCGATAGCTCGGATTCTCTTGCTTTTTTACCTT ATCTTTGTTCACCTCTTCTTGATGTATCTAATACACCGGCTACAG GCGCAAGCGGAAGCCGAAGAAGTAGGGGATTCAATGGGCCTGACCAACAACGTTTTCAGACCATAA